CATGATATTGAAGAGTTTTCCTTTTCTGATCATATCTTTTTTCTTCAGGGGAAAAAGATTGTCTTTTCCGGACCAAGCGAGGATTTTTCTTTAGAGGGTGCCAATGACTCTTAAAACCTGGGCTATTGTCCGCAAAGACCTGCAGCTTATCTTCTCTGGTGGAGGAGGGCTGGTTCAGGCCGTTCTTTTGGGGTTGCTACTCATTTTTGTCTTTAGTCTGGCCAATCCTGTGGGCGAAAAGGTTTCGCCTCAGGGGGCGGCAGCCATCTTCTGGCTGGCTTCAAGCTTTGCCCTTATCCTTGTATTTAATACTTTGTATTCTGTAGAGGAGGAAAATCTCTCCCGCATTGGTTTGATTTTGGCTCCAATTCCAGTGCAAATGATCTGGGTAGGCAAGGCTGTGGCCGGAGCTTTGCTCCTGCTCTTGGCCCAGATAGTTTTTTTGCCAGCAGTGGTCGTGTTTTTAGGGCAAGAAACCCTGATTTCCTGGCCAAAGGCCCTGGTTTTACTTTTGGGCGTAGACTGGGGGTTAGTTAGTATAGGCTCACTTTTAGGTGCTGTTTCTCAAGGCCATAATACCAAGGACTCTCTTTTGAGTATTATAGTTTTTCCTCTTCTTATCCCGCTTCTTCTGGCCGGAATTCGTCTAGGTGCTTTATATTTTGGGGCAACCTTAGAGAGTCCCGGGTCCTGGTTCGGCCTTATTTTTTCTTTTGACGCCCTGTTTACCGGAGCTGCGCTTATTTTATTTCCTTTTATCTATACCGGGGAATAGAGAGCCTGTGGCCAAATCCTATTTTAATCGTTGATTGAAAGTCTTGATTTCTGAAATGCATTACAAATGGCTTGGGTAACCCAATCTTAGTGAAGCTTGCGCAGAAACAGAGCATCGGGAGGAATGGGGTAAATATTTTGCGATGCTGACCATAACTATCGGTAATAAAAAGAATATTTGTTTACCCAAAATATCCCATTATGCTCTGTCCGCAAGCAAGATTTAGATTGGTCCAAGTCTTTGTACCAGCATGAAAGAAATCAAGACTATAATAAACCATGGAAATGTTGATAAAAAGGTTCGGCCACAGGCTCTAGAGTCGGGGTGACGAACAGGGCGAATGGGAAGAATGTAGAGGAATTTGGGAAGATAAGTTAAGGGATTTACAAAGTTAACAAACTCAAAAGGAGTGTAGTTTGTCCGCAACACTTGCAGTATTAGCTTTGATTGGCCTGATTGCATCCCAGTATTTCATCTGGGTCTATGCTCCACTAGAAGAAACAATGGGTTTAGTACAAAAAATATTTTACTTTCATCTTCCTCTGGCTTGGTGGGCCTTGTTCAGCTTTTTTGTGGTTTTTGCGGCAAGTATTTTATTTCTGTTAAAAGAGGATAGTAAATGGGATGCCTTGGCGGGAGCTTCTGCGGAATTTGGCGTGGTGCTCAGTACCTTGGCCTTGATAAGCGGATCTCTTTGGGGTCGCGCTGCCTGGAATACATGGTGGACCTGGGACCCGCGCTTGACCACGACTTTAGTCATGTGGTTTGTCTACAGCGGATATTTAGTTTTACGAACTGCCCCCTTAAATGAACAGAAAAGGAAAAAAATTTGCGCTGCTTTGGGTATAGTTGCTTTTTTGGATGTCCCCCTGGTCTTTTTTTCGGCCAGGCTTTGGCGTAGCATTCATCCTGCTGTCTTTGCTGCTAAGGGGGGAGGATTAGAGCCTGAAATGTGGCATACTGTAATTATTTGCGTTATTGCTTGGGGTTTTTTGACTTTATCTGTTATTGGGCTGCGTTGGAGACAGATTATAGTAGAACAGAGAGTAAAAGATTTAATCAAGTTTTGATGTTACATTTTAGAGCCTGTGGCCAAACCATATTTTGATTACCAGATTTAGAAATCAGGATTGAAAAAAATGAAATATTGTCCTTTTAAGTAAGGCTTGGCCACAGACTCTTTAGCGTTCAACTTTTAACTTGGGAGTAGTGGGGAGAGAAGTGAAGTATTTGATTATTAGCAATGTAATCATTTGGCTGGGAATCGGTGGCTATCTATTTTTTCTGGCCACCAAGGCAAAAAAGTTAGAAAGAAAACTTAAGCAATTGGAGTTATTAAATAATGAGTAGGGCATTGAATCTAATAAATGTTCAAAAAACTGTAAGTCTTTTTGGTTTAGGGTGCTTGCTTCTGATTTTTGTTTCTTCACTTGTTTATAGAGTAAAATCCCCTTCTCTGACTCTTGTTGTCCATAACAAGCAGGAACAGGCCCAGAATCCCATGATGGAAATAGTCACTCTAATGCAGACGCTGGAAAAAGAACCTAATAATATCCAAGTCTTAACATCTCTTGGAAACAGATTTATGTATATGCGTGCTTGGGAAAAGGCCATGGATTTTTGGGGCAGAGTTTTAGCCATTGAACCAGAGAATAAAATGGCTTTGAATCAGATAGGTGTCTGTTATTTTGAGCTAGGTAAATATCCACAGGCAAGAGATACATTCTTAAAATTAATTAAAATTGATAACAAAAATTACAGAGCTTACTATAACCTGGCTATCATATACAAATATTATCTAGATAACAAGGATGAGGCCAAGAAGTATTTACAAAAAATCTTAGACATGCGACCTGACGATAAAGAACTCTTAGAAGCAGTGCAAAGAGAAATGCATAGTCCAAAAAAAGATTAATTTTAGATTTTGGCAGGTTACCTGATGCAACTGCAATAATTAAAATTTTACAGTTTTGACAAACATCTTCATCTTGTAACCTGTTCAAATGATTCAACATTCATCATTCAAAATTCAACATTGCCTGCAAAAAGCCCCTTTTTGCAGGCGCATCTTACCTGTTTGTGAAAGAATTAAGATAACAAGAACAGGATAGAGGACTGAGGACGTTGAAAATACTTTTATGGCAGAAAATTCAAAGATGTTGAGTTTTTTTTGATGAAGAGCCTGTTTTTTTGAGGGATACTGGGGCTCAAGGAAAGAATGCTTGGAGGATAAGAAATCAAAAAATTTTATAGTCTTGATCTTGTGTCATATCTAAAGCCGTGCTGACAAAATTAAAACTCTAAATAATAGTTCCTCAACCCAGACAGTTTGTTTGACAGGTATTATTGCTTGATGATAGCTACGCAGCACTCAGTAACCGAAGGTGAATAGAGGGCTTGATGCTCTAAAAATATCATAAAAATCTTAGGAGGTTAAGATGAACAGAATTTTTGCAGGCAAGATGTTGGGCCGCTTATTTTTATCCGTGGCCCTGGTTGTCCTTGGTGCAGGCTTGGTTTTTGCTGGGGAAACAATCAAAATTGGTGTGGCAGGTCCGCATAGCGGCGACTTGGCCTCTTATGGTTTGCCTTCAATAAATGCAGCAAAATTGGTGATTGACAAGTATAACGCTAAAGGTGGCATTTTAGGTAAAAAAATCGAAATTGTTAAAGAAGATGATCAGTGTAAACCCGAGTTGGCAACTAATGTTGCTACAAAGCTTGTTTCTGATGGTGTTGCTGGGGTAATTGGGCATATTTGTAGTGGTGCTACAAAGGCTGCTTTGACTATTTATAAGGATGCTAAAATCGTAGCTATCTCTCCTGCTTCTACCAACCCACCGCTCACTCAAAGCGGCATGTATCCCAATTTCTTCAGAACCATAGCTCCAGACGATGCCCAGGCAAAACTGGATGTTGACTTTGTCTTGAATTATTTAAAGGCGAAAAAGGTTGCCATTATTCACGACAAGGGTGATTACGGCAAGGGACTGGCAACAATGGAGAAAAAGTTTATAGAGCAGGATGGTCGGGCTAAAGTAGTTCTCTTTGAAGGTGTGACCCCGGGCGGTGTTGATTACTCAGCAGTAGTACAAAAAATCAAAAGGGCAAAACCGGATGTCGTGCTTTTTGGCGGTTACCATCCAGAGGCATCTAAAATTGTGACTACAATGCGTAGAAAAAGAGTCAAAATTCCTTTCTTGGCAGGTGATGGAGTAAAAGATATATCTTTTATTAAAGTAGCTGGTAAATATGCTGAAGGCGTTTACGCGTCTGGACCAAGAGATGTTTCCAATAATCCGGAGTATAAGGAAGCAGTTAAAGAACACAAAAAAGTTTTTGGCACCGATCCTGGACCTTTCTTTGAAAATGCTTATGCAGCAACAGAAGCCCTGTTAAATGCCATTGAGAAGGCTGGTTCAACAAAATATGAATCTATTGTAAAAGTTTTACGTACTCAGTATGTAAACACCCCATTAGGCAAAATTAAATTTGATGCAAAAGGTGATGCTGAAGGCGTAGGATTTTCTGTTTACCAGGTTCAAAATGGTAAATTTGTAGAGGTTAAATAGGTATAACCATTGATGACTCTGATGCGTCTATCCTACCTTGAACGGATGGGCGCATCATATTTTATACCTAAGTACTTATGTCTCAACCAATAACTTAAAACTAAAAACATCACAGTTAGAGAAAAAAATGGATTACTTTCTCGAATTATTTTTTGGGG
The sequence above is a segment of the Desulfovulcanus ferrireducens genome. Coding sequences within it:
- a CDS encoding tetratricopeptide repeat protein, with amino-acid sequence MSRALNLINVQKTVSLFGLGCLLLIFVSSLVYRVKSPSLTLVVHNKQEQAQNPMMEIVTLMQTLEKEPNNIQVLTSLGNRFMYMRAWEKAMDFWGRVLAIEPENKMALNQIGVCYFELGKYPQARDTFLKLIKIDNKNYRAYYNLAIIYKYYLDNKDEAKKYLQKILDMRPDDKELLEAVQREMHSPKKD
- a CDS encoding CcmD family protein; this translates as MKYLIISNVIIWLGIGGYLFFLATKAKKLERKLKQLELLNNE
- a CDS encoding heme exporter protein CcmB — translated: MTLKTWAIVRKDLQLIFSGGGGLVQAVLLGLLLIFVFSLANPVGEKVSPQGAAAIFWLASSFALILVFNTLYSVEEENLSRIGLILAPIPVQMIWVGKAVAGALLLLLAQIVFLPAVVVFLGQETLISWPKALVLLLGVDWGLVSIGSLLGAVSQGHNTKDSLLSIIVFPLLIPLLLAGIRLGALYFGATLESPGSWFGLIFSFDALFTGAALILFPFIYTGE
- a CDS encoding cytochrome c biogenesis protein, with translation MSATLAVLALIGLIASQYFIWVYAPLEETMGLVQKIFYFHLPLAWWALFSFFVVFAASILFLLKEDSKWDALAGASAEFGVVLSTLALISGSLWGRAAWNTWWTWDPRLTTTLVMWFVYSGYLVLRTAPLNEQKRKKICAALGIVAFLDVPLVFFSARLWRSIHPAVFAAKGGGLEPEMWHTVIICVIAWGFLTLSVIGLRWRQIIVEQRVKDLIKF
- a CDS encoding branched-chain amino acid ABC transporter substrate-binding protein, whose translation is MLGRLFLSVALVVLGAGLVFAGETIKIGVAGPHSGDLASYGLPSINAAKLVIDKYNAKGGILGKKIEIVKEDDQCKPELATNVATKLVSDGVAGVIGHICSGATKAALTIYKDAKIVAISPASTNPPLTQSGMYPNFFRTIAPDDAQAKLDVDFVLNYLKAKKVAIIHDKGDYGKGLATMEKKFIEQDGRAKVVLFEGVTPGGVDYSAVVQKIKRAKPDVVLFGGYHPEASKIVTTMRRKRVKIPFLAGDGVKDISFIKVAGKYAEGVYASGPRDVSNNPEYKEAVKEHKKVFGTDPGPFFENAYAATEALLNAIEKAGSTKYESIVKVLRTQYVNTPLGKIKFDAKGDAEGVGFSVYQVQNGKFVEVK